The sequence GTCGTCGTACTCGTACTCCGACCGGGGGTCCTCGACGCCCTCCGTCCGGGAGCCAACCCACGCCCCGAGTGCGAGGCCGTAGACGAGGTGACCCGCGTGGAACAGCGCCAGTTCGTCGGCGTCGAGTCGAACGTCGAGGACCTCCTTGAGCATGATCTGCGAGCCGAACGCCGACAGACCCATGCCGTAGACTGCGCCCCAGACGAGCCCCCGCTGTTCGGGTTCGATGGAGCGTTCCGCGTCTTGCAGGGCAAACAGCGCACCGAAGACCGCTCCCGCCTGCGTCCCGTAGACGAGGTGCAAGAACAGGCCCGCGAGGGGGTGATCGCCAGGGTCGCCGCCGGCGACGTACTGCGACCAGAAGTTCGCCGACGGCGGGAGCGAGCGCATGATCGGCAACCGGAACGCGGTCATGACGATCGTCGCGACGAACCCCGCCTGCAGCCCCCGGAGGCCGGCGTAGGCGGCGTGCTCGAGTCTCGAACGGTGGTCGCCCTGTTCGGTTCGGTCGTCGACCTCGCCACCCGGCTGGAGTCGTCGGAACCGATCGGATACGGACATCGTGAGGGCGGTCCTACCACGGTCGGCGACGTAAGTGTCGGGCGCGCTGGTGACGGGTTCGGGCTCGAGTCGAGAAGCCGAATGCGTGGCTATTAGTGGTCGCTCGGTCGACGTGAAACCATGAATTTCGGCGTTCTCGGCACCGCAGGCATCGCCCGGAAGGCGTTTCTCCCCGCCGTCGAACCAACGGAGCACGCAGTCACCGCCGTCGCCTCGAGGGACGGCGACCGGGCGCAGGCCCTCGCCGACGAGTACGGAATCGACGCCGCCTACGGGAGCTACGACGACTTGCTCGAGGACGGGTCGGTCGACGCGGTCTACGTCCCGCTGCCGAACGGACTCCACGCGGAGTGGACGAAACAGGCGGCCGACGCCGGACTGGACGTCATCTGTGAGAAACCGCTGGCGGTCGACGCGGCGCAAGCGCGATCGGTCGTCGACCACTGCGCCGACCGTGGCGTGACCCTGATGGAAGCGTTCATGTACCGCTACCACCCCCGGACCGAGCGCGCGATCGAACTGGCCCGCGAGGACCTGGGGGACGTCCGCTCGGTCTCGGCAGCGTTCAAGTTCCCGCTGTTCGACCGTCCGGACGACGTGCGCCTCTCGCCCGACCTCGACGGCGGGAGCCTGATGGACGTCGGCTGCTACGCCGTCTCCGCCGCCCGGCAGTTCCTCGGCGAACCCGACCGGGCCTACGCCCACGCCCACGACTCCCGCGGGGCCGGCGTCGACACCGAACTCGCGGGCATCCTCGAGTACGACGACGGAGCCTCGGCCCGGATCGCCTCCGGGTTCGACACCGAGTCCGTCCAGCGCTACCGCGTCGAGGCCGCAAACGGCTGGCTCGAGGTCCGGGACGCCTACAACCCGCCGGACGGCGAACCGCTCGAACTCGAGTACCGGATCGACGGCCGCCACGGCGTCGAGACGTTCGAGCCGGTCGATCAGTACCGCCTCGAGATCGAGGACTTCGTCTCGAGCGTCGAGTCCGGAGAGCCACCGCGGGTCGACGGCGAGGAGGCGGTCGCGAACGTGCGCGTGATCGACGCCTTGCAGGCGAGTGCCGAGCGCGGGGAACCAGTCGACCTGTAGCAGGAGACGAGCGAACGCAACGTCCTTTTGCCCGTTCGCCCCGAACGGCGGGATATGACATCGGTCGAGGCGAAACTCGAGGCCGCCCGCGAGGATCTCGCGGGCCACGACGGCGTGCTCGTGGCGTTCTCCGGCGGGGTCGACTCGAGCGTGGTGGCCGCACTCGCCCACGACGCCGTCGGCGAGGACGCCGTCGCCTGTACGGCCAGAAGCGAGACGCTTCCCGAGGCCGAACTCGAGGACGCCAGACGGGTCGCCGGGGAGATCGGCATCCGCCACGAGATCGTCTCCTTCTCCGAACTCGAGAGCGAGGCGTTCGTCGCGAACGACGACGATCGCTGCTATCACTGCCGGACGATGCGACTCGGCGAGATGATCGAAACCGCCCGCGACCTCGGCATCGAGACGGTCTGTGACGGGACGAACGCCGACGATCCGGGTGCGGGCCACCGCCCCGGCCTCCAGGCGGTCGACGAACTCGAGGTCTACTCGCCGCTACTCGCTCACGACGTCTCGAAGGCGGAGGTCAGGGAGATCGCCGCCCACTACGGGCTCTCCGTGGCGGACAAGCCCTCGATGGCCTGCCTCTCCTCGCGCATCCCGACGGGGCTAGAGGTGACCGACGAACGCCTCACGCGGGTCGAACGGGCCGAGGCCTCGCTGCGCCAGTGGGGCTTCGACCAGTTCCGGGTTCGCGACCACGACGGCCTCGCCCGGATCGAGGTCGCCGAGGACGAACTCGAGCGCGCGCTCGACCCGGCGTTCGTCGAGACCGTCCGCGAGGAACTCTCGCGGCTGGGCTTCGACCACGTCACCCTCGACCTCCACGGCTACCGGACCGGGAGTGTCAGCCCAGCGAGCGAGTGAGTGGGGAGGTGGGTTCCCGAACCGGCGACGCCGAGTGACGGGGCGTCCGAGAACCGCGCCACGTTGCGGTGGTGTATCACCAGACGTTCGATAGTCGACGCCCATAGTGAACGCACGTCCGAAATATAACCGAATTCTGGCCATCGAACCCACCATTGAATAGATTGTGCTACTAACGGGCGGGAATATTGCACAATACGATACGAACGTCCCACCAGGCGCGGTAGATGTGATCGATGGACGCGGACGTGCCGCCCGAGTGGCGTATCGAGACGAGTCGGAGCTATACCCCCGCCGACTCGGACCGGGAACTGGAGTACCGGGCCTACAAACACGAGTCGGGCGACCTCCGGGTGAAGGTCGCCCCGGCCGCCCTCGACGGCGGCGATCACCCCGGCTACGCACTGACGACGACGACCTACCCCGGCCTCGAGCTTTCGGAGGCGCGACTCGTCAGGACCGTGCTCACGTTCGACCGGTGTAACCGGATCGCCCGCTCGTTCATGGACCTCTTTCTCGCCCGTTACGACGGTCCCGGCTCACTCGAGGACGCCGTCGAGTACGCCTACGACCGGACGCGGGAGCACCGGTGATGTGGCGGCTTGGCGACGACGTCGGAACCGATACAGTGGGGCCGGCGGTCACTCCCGTCCGATCCACTTCAGGATCAGCAACGTCCCCTCGAACAGCAGGATCATCGTGATGCCGACGATGATCGGTGCCATCGCGGTCGGATCGAAGGTGAACATAAAGGCCAGCCCGAAGAAGGCCGCCCAGAAGTACAGGCGCTTTGCGGCCAGCCAGCGACGGGTGGTCACGCCCATCATGATCGCCAGCATGATGAAAAGCGGGATCTGGAAGACGATGGCGAGAAACGCCGTCAACGTGATCACGAGGTCGAACGTGTCCGAGAGCGCGTAGGCGATGCCAGCGCTCCCCTCGGCGTAGAACGTGAAGTAGTAGAACAGGACTGGCAACACGAACAGGTAGGAAAAGACCATCCCGACCGCCGCGAGCACGACGCTCGTCGGCACGGCCGCGAGGTAGTACTTGCGCTCGTGGGGGTACAGCCCCGGCTTCATGAACCTGTAACACTGGTAGACGAACATCGGAATGCCCACCATGATCCCGAGCAACGCGGCGACCTTGATCCGGGTCAACCACAGCTCGAGGGGGTGGTAGACGTGCGGCGGTGGCACCCGCCCTTCGGCCTCCATGTAGGGGACGACGTCGTTCCAGATGAACGCGATGGCGTCGGAAGCCCACAGGACGCCGATCGCAGTCCCGGCTGAAGCAAAGAGGGCGACGACCGCCAGCCGGAGGACCATCTCTTCGATGTGATCGGCCAGCGGCATCTCCTCGTCGTCCGGCGGTGCCGACAGCCCACCGATGTCGTCGTCTGGATCGGGGA is a genomic window of Natrarchaeobaculum aegyptiacum containing:
- a CDS encoding twin-arginine translocase subunit TatC, which translates into the protein MTDESATAGAPDDETPDDREDELASAPESEPVDSSDADASDGAGSTDEAESGDADDPPLETDGEGVVGHDSGESGEPEFPDPDDDIGGLSAPPDDEEMPLADHIEEMVLRLAVVALFASAGTAIGVLWASDAIAFIWNDVVPYMEAEGRVPPPHVYHPLELWLTRIKVAALLGIMVGIPMFVYQCYRFMKPGLYPHERKYYLAAVPTSVVLAAVGMVFSYLFVLPVLFYYFTFYAEGSAGIAYALSDTFDLVITLTAFLAIVFQIPLFIMLAIMMGVTTRRWLAAKRLYFWAAFFGLAFMFTFDPTAMAPIIVGITMILLFEGTLLILKWIGRE
- a CDS encoding Gfo/Idh/MocA family protein, with the protein product MNFGVLGTAGIARKAFLPAVEPTEHAVTAVASRDGDRAQALADEYGIDAAYGSYDDLLEDGSVDAVYVPLPNGLHAEWTKQAADAGLDVICEKPLAVDAAQARSVVDHCADRGVTLMEAFMYRYHPRTERAIELAREDLGDVRSVSAAFKFPLFDRPDDVRLSPDLDGGSLMDVGCYAVSAARQFLGEPDRAYAHAHDSRGAGVDTELAGILEYDDGASARIASGFDTESVQRYRVEAANGWLEVRDAYNPPDGEPLELEYRIDGRHGVETFEPVDQYRLEIEDFVSSVESGEPPRVDGEEAVANVRVIDALQASAERGEPVDL
- a CDS encoding DUF6789 family protein gives rise to the protein MSVSDRFRRLQPGGEVDDRTEQGDHRSRLEHAAYAGLRGLQAGFVATIVMTAFRLPIMRSLPPSANFWSQYVAGGDPGDHPLAGLFLHLVYGTQAGAVFGALFALQDAERSIEPEQRGLVWGAVYGMGLSAFGSQIMLKEVLDVRLDADELALFHAGHLVYGLALGAWVGSRTEGVEDPRSEYEYDDGN
- the larE gene encoding ATP-dependent sacrificial sulfur transferase LarE, with protein sequence MTSVEAKLEAAREDLAGHDGVLVAFSGGVDSSVVAALAHDAVGEDAVACTARSETLPEAELEDARRVAGEIGIRHEIVSFSELESEAFVANDDDRCYHCRTMRLGEMIETARDLGIETVCDGTNADDPGAGHRPGLQAVDELEVYSPLLAHDVSKAEVREIAAHYGLSVADKPSMACLSSRIPTGLEVTDERLTRVERAEASLRQWGFDQFRVRDHDGLARIEVAEDELERALDPAFVETVREELSRLGFDHVTLDLHGYRTGSVSPASE